Proteins encoded within one genomic window of Acidimicrobiia bacterium:
- a CDS encoding DMT family transporter, with protein sequence MKRLPAPVLLSAAAAFWGGNFIVARAVSSSLPPLTLSFYRWVVALLVLVPLAGREVWSKRSQVRDNPGWFALVALTGTVLFHVFVYVGLATTTAINATLLVATSPVIIPLVAVLVHRDRINVMQALGIAISVLGVLLILTRADLEVLASFAFSSGDLLILAAVVAWALYSVVLRDRRDDLSPLGFVLAITVLGIPILLVLYLVELATQGGFDVTPGHLLTIVYVGLFASVLAYLAWNKGVELIGAVRAGPYMSLMPVFAALLAVVFLGESLELYHVAGTVVIALGLILSGRRPGAARLEAGGKATAGRELPPGAKS encoded by the coding sequence ATGAAGCGTCTGCCCGCTCCCGTGCTGTTGAGCGCGGCCGCCGCGTTCTGGGGCGGCAACTTCATCGTCGCCCGGGCCGTTTCATCGTCTTTGCCGCCCCTCACTCTCAGTTTCTACCGGTGGGTCGTCGCCCTCCTGGTGCTCGTGCCTCTCGCCGGTAGGGAGGTCTGGTCGAAGCGGAGTCAGGTTCGGGACAATCCAGGCTGGTTTGCGCTCGTCGCGCTAACCGGAACCGTTTTGTTCCATGTTTTCGTGTACGTGGGTCTCGCCACTACGACTGCCATCAACGCCACGCTTCTCGTTGCCACCTCACCTGTGATCATTCCTCTCGTGGCGGTCTTGGTGCATCGGGACCGGATCAACGTGATGCAGGCGCTGGGCATCGCCATTTCGGTACTCGGCGTATTGCTGATCCTGACTCGTGCCGATCTCGAGGTTCTGGCCTCTTTCGCCTTCTCGTCGGGAGATCTCCTGATCCTTGCCGCGGTGGTGGCGTGGGCCCTCTATTCGGTGGTTCTCCGGGATCGCCGTGACGATTTGAGCCCCCTCGGTTTCGTGCTCGCCATCACCGTGCTGGGAATCCCGATTCTGCTCGTGTTGTACCTCGTTGAACTCGCCACGCAGGGAGGCTTCGACGTCACTCCGGGGCATCTGCTGACCATCGTCTACGTCGGGCTGTTTGCCTCGGTGCTGGCCTATCTGGCATGGAACAAGGGTGTGGAGCTGATCGGCGCCGTTCGAGCCGGGCCGTATATGAGTCTCATGCCGGTGTTCGCGGCGTTGCTGGCGGTGGTCTTTCTCGGGGAGTCTCTGGAGCTATATCACGTGGCGGGGACGGTGGTGATCGCCCTCGGGTTGATTCTCAGCGGGCGACGGCCGGGTGCTGCCCGGCTGGAGGCCGGAGGGAAAGCCACCGCCGGAAGGGAACTCCCGCCAGGTGCGAAGTCGTAG
- a CDS encoding cyclic nucleotide-binding domain-containing protein yields the protein MPSRRRGELGKVFGDGEVIVQQGDVGEQMFVVQSGKVEVVLESNGLQRRVSVLESRDFFGEMALFDKELRSATVRALGEARVLTIDKRTLLKRISEDPLLAYNLLRAMSSRVRDLNDQVSARRDDSS from the coding sequence ATGCCCAGCAGACGGAGAGGTGAACTAGGCAAGGTCTTCGGCGACGGCGAAGTGATAGTGCAACAGGGCGATGTCGGTGAGCAGATGTTCGTCGTGCAGTCGGGTAAGGTCGAGGTCGTGCTGGAGTCGAACGGTCTTCAAAGAAGGGTTTCGGTGTTGGAATCCCGTGACTTCTTTGGTGAGATGGCCCTGTTCGACAAGGAACTCCGCTCGGCCACGGTCCGGGCTCTGGGTGAGGCAAGAGTGCTGACCATCGACAAGCGGACCCTCCTGAAGCGGATCAGCGAGGATCCCCTTCTTGCATACAACCTGCTCCGGGCTATGTCTTCACGGGTTCGCGACCTCAACGATCAAGTCTCCGCACGAAGGGACGACTCTTCGTGA
- a CDS encoding ABC transporter ATP-binding protein → MERPTTLASPWSVLRDGTRLIARFVRRHPWAFGLAVFGAASYAAAIVASAQVVGWLTDTVIIPVLDGGADYRTKIWAGVAALVGVSLWKALGIVLRRTAAGWLQFRTRQDVRNRLLEHQLDLELAWFSRQSIGDLLAVADSDTDRGTGVLAPLPYATGVILLLFGSAAMVTGIDVWLGLWSLVGLVVIVAVDIKGAWTVYPLWEEVQEQRGRLWSLAHEAFDGALTIKSLGREQMVSDRFGVSSDDVRDGIIDVNSRWVSYQALIRALPSALILILIYAGAARIRAGAISAGDLVTITYLLSLLAFPVQLIGFVLFDLSASIAGWKRVQRVFDADDFTAYGDLTARGPGAAAALDGRNVYFRYRTDELILEGVEMDLRAGTTLAVVGPTGSGKSTLAMLLARLWDPSDGAIHLDGRDIRSFARSELPHEVAYVAQNAFLFDDTVAGNITLGEEFSEEDLTRALRLSGAEGFVADLPDGYDTRLGERGASLSGGQRQRIALARALIRKPRLMILDDATSAVDPSVEAEILRSLKRAELPSTIVMVAYRPATIRLADEVMFIDDGRIAAHGTHSELLAGSSGYAELVQAYEDDARRRAAEPGRPR, encoded by the coding sequence ATGGAACGCCCGACCACCCTTGCCTCTCCCTGGAGTGTGCTGCGTGACGGCACGCGGCTGATCGCCCGTTTCGTACGGCGCCACCCATGGGCTTTCGGCCTGGCCGTGTTCGGTGCGGCCTCTTATGCGGCGGCGATAGTTGCCTCCGCGCAAGTAGTCGGATGGCTCACGGACACTGTGATCATTCCGGTATTGGACGGTGGCGCCGATTACCGCACAAAGATCTGGGCGGGTGTTGCCGCCCTGGTCGGTGTGTCACTCTGGAAGGCTCTCGGAATTGTGCTGCGTCGAACGGCTGCCGGGTGGCTGCAGTTCCGGACCCGCCAGGACGTTCGCAACCGGCTCCTCGAACACCAACTCGACCTGGAGCTGGCGTGGTTTTCTCGCCAGTCGATCGGTGACCTGCTCGCCGTAGCCGATTCCGACACCGATCGGGGTACGGGAGTCCTTGCCCCGCTCCCCTACGCGACCGGGGTGATACTGCTCCTCTTCGGCTCCGCGGCGATGGTCACAGGCATAGACGTTTGGCTCGGGCTGTGGTCCCTCGTCGGCCTGGTCGTCATAGTGGCCGTCGACATCAAGGGAGCCTGGACCGTCTATCCACTATGGGAGGAAGTTCAGGAGCAACGCGGACGTCTCTGGTCGCTGGCCCACGAGGCATTCGACGGGGCGCTGACCATCAAGTCCTTGGGACGCGAGCAGATGGTCTCTGATCGCTTCGGCGTCTCTTCCGATGATGTGCGCGACGGCATCATCGACGTCAACTCTCGCTGGGTCTCCTACCAGGCACTCATTCGCGCGCTTCCGTCGGCGCTGATTCTCATCCTCATATATGCGGGAGCAGCCCGCATTCGAGCAGGAGCGATCAGCGCCGGCGACCTCGTGACCATCACCTATCTCCTCTCGCTGCTGGCGTTCCCGGTTCAGCTGATCGGCTTTGTGCTGTTCGATCTATCGGCCAGCATCGCCGGCTGGAAACGGGTCCAGCGGGTGTTCGATGCCGACGACTTCACGGCCTACGGCGATCTCACCGCCCGCGGCCCGGGCGCAGCCGCCGCGCTGGACGGCCGGAACGTGTATTTCCGCTATCGGACCGACGAACTGATCCTCGAAGGCGTCGAGATGGACCTGAGAGCCGGCACCACCCTCGCCGTGGTAGGGCCCACCGGCTCCGGCAAGTCAACACTTGCGATGTTGCTGGCTCGCCTATGGGATCCGAGCGATGGTGCCATTCATCTCGACGGACGCGACATCCGTTCATTCGCAAGGTCGGAGCTGCCCCACGAGGTGGCATACGTGGCGCAGAACGCATTCCTGTTCGACGACACCGTGGCCGGCAACATCACACTCGGCGAAGAGTTCTCGGAAGAGGATCTCACGAGGGCGCTACGGCTCTCCGGGGCGGAAGGGTTCGTCGCAGATCTACCGGACGGATACGACACCCGGCTCGGAGAGCGCGGCGCCTCGCTGTCCGGGGGCCAACGCCAGCGGATAGCTCTCGCCAGAGCGCTGATCCGGAAGCCGCGCCTGATGATTCTCGACGACGCAACCTCGGCCGTAGACCCATCCGTGGAAGCCGAGATACTCCGGTCGCTGAAACGGGCGGAGCTGCCGTCCACGATCGTCATGGTCGCCTACCGCCCGGCCACGATCCGGCTGGCGGACGAGGTGATGTTCATCGACGACGGGCGGATAGCAGCGCATGGGACCCATTCCGAGCTCCTGGCCGGCTCGTCGGGTTACGCCGAGCTGGTGCAGGCCTACGAGGACGACGCCCGGCGTCGAGCAGCCGAACCGGGGAGGCCGCGGTGA
- the mfd gene encoding transcription-repair coupling factor: MPAPLAPLVDRWRADLLPKPSARLVVAPGARAYLVAGMAARADRPLLVIVPGELDAVDLVDDLALFTETAALLPAWETLPFEHVSPNVTTMAARARARDLLDVGEPGTIVVGSVRAATQRVSPSSVRPIIAAAGKEAGFDLLVTRLAEFGYHRTDRVESRGEFSVRGGLIDVFPAQADDPVRLEFWGDEVESVRQFSIGTQRSTDSVDGLIAYPARELRPDAHARAAAGALLQREPWAAATWERMAEGHLFSGMESWLPWIAPENTVVTELAAGSPIILFDPVRSVDRSRDLLKEEAEMAAALAPTWGHGAPEAGDHPALYLALEDSLRGRQIVEAPPLAAGPDDTVLEMRSLDATPGDAESVAKAINRWIAGRNEVVIAMDGNAAADRVVRLLGEAGLDVPRRDSLERVETAAIGVGIHQGFMLPQLRVGVLGEQSIAGRRRAHRRVTARREADDGARYRDLTEGDYVVHFRHGIGRFEGLATRTIAGIERDYLVVAYAAEDKLYVPTDQLAAVKKYTGGEAPRLSRMGGSDWAKTRSRIRKAVAAVAEQVVALHRARAAATGHAHSPDTPWQREMEAAFPYEETTDQLVAIGDVKVDMEADKPMDRLIFGDVGFGKTEVGVRAAFKAVMDGKQVAVLCPTTLLAQQHFQTFSERFDAYPTRVEMLSRFLTSKQQREVVAKLATGETDVVIATHRLLSQDIQFKNLGLLIIDEEQRFGVKAKDQIKRFRVGVDVLTLTATPIPRTLEMALTGIRDVSHIRTAPEDRHPILTYVGPFDEQAVSAAIRREMLREGQVFYVHNRVQSIDRAVARIRQLVPNARCAVAHGQMSEGQLEQVMLDFWSRKYDVLVATTIIESGLDLPQVNTLIVERADLLGLAQLYQLRGRVGRSSQRAYAYLFHPPEQSLSEDAYRRLEAIGEHTDLGSGFHLALRDLEIRGAGSMLGEVQSGHISAVGFDLYTQLVAEAVGELEGTPVDKAGEAEIRIDLPVNAHLPDGYIEDQLARIEAYRRLAAAATNEEVDDVVTEWADRYGPLPDAALALIDIARLRAEAIRTGIAEIVQLRREVRLSPVDLSASQEVRLQRIAPQSVLKAEEGLVFLPAPPDARVVGDLIAFFKKMWPEEG; encoded by the coding sequence ATGCCCGCTCCGCTTGCCCCGCTCGTCGACCGCTGGCGCGCTGATCTTCTTCCGAAGCCGTCTGCCCGGCTGGTCGTCGCTCCGGGCGCTCGCGCCTATCTGGTCGCCGGGATGGCCGCCAGAGCCGACCGGCCCCTTCTCGTCATCGTTCCGGGTGAACTCGACGCCGTCGACCTGGTCGATGATCTTGCCCTGTTCACGGAAACGGCCGCCTTGCTTCCGGCGTGGGAGACGCTGCCGTTCGAGCATGTCTCACCCAATGTGACGACAATGGCCGCGCGGGCGAGAGCAAGAGACCTTCTGGACGTCGGCGAGCCCGGGACGATCGTCGTCGGCTCGGTACGGGCGGCCACGCAGCGTGTCAGCCCCTCCTCGGTGCGCCCGATCATCGCCGCCGCCGGAAAGGAAGCCGGATTCGATCTGCTCGTCACGCGACTCGCCGAGTTCGGCTATCACCGCACGGATCGTGTGGAGAGCCGTGGCGAGTTCAGCGTGCGAGGTGGTTTGATCGACGTCTTCCCCGCACAGGCCGACGATCCGGTTCGGCTGGAGTTCTGGGGTGATGAGGTCGAGTCCGTCCGACAGTTCTCGATCGGCACTCAGCGCTCGACCGATTCGGTCGATGGATTGATCGCCTATCCCGCCAGAGAGTTGCGGCCGGACGCGCATGCTCGGGCGGCGGCCGGGGCTCTGCTGCAGCGAGAACCCTGGGCGGCTGCAACGTGGGAGCGGATGGCGGAAGGCCATCTCTTCTCGGGCATGGAATCGTGGCTGCCGTGGATAGCGCCCGAGAACACGGTGGTGACGGAACTGGCCGCGGGGTCGCCGATCATTCTGTTCGATCCGGTCCGGTCGGTGGATCGGAGTCGAGACCTCCTCAAGGAGGAAGCAGAGATGGCCGCCGCTCTCGCTCCGACGTGGGGCCACGGAGCGCCGGAGGCAGGCGACCATCCGGCTCTGTATCTCGCCCTGGAAGATTCCCTCCGCGGCAGGCAGATCGTTGAAGCACCGCCTCTGGCGGCCGGGCCGGACGACACGGTGCTCGAGATGCGTTCCCTCGATGCCACTCCCGGCGATGCCGAGTCGGTCGCCAAAGCCATCAACCGTTGGATCGCCGGCCGCAACGAGGTCGTCATCGCCATGGACGGCAATGCTGCAGCCGATCGGGTCGTCCGGCTGCTCGGCGAGGCCGGTCTCGACGTGCCCCGCAGAGATTCTCTCGAACGTGTCGAGACGGCGGCCATCGGTGTCGGTATCCATCAAGGTTTCATGTTGCCCCAGCTGCGGGTCGGGGTGCTCGGCGAGCAATCGATCGCGGGACGGCGGCGCGCTCACCGCCGGGTTACCGCCCGTCGCGAAGCCGACGACGGAGCTCGCTACCGGGATCTCACAGAGGGCGATTATGTGGTGCATTTCCGCCACGGGATCGGCCGTTTCGAAGGTCTCGCCACGAGGACGATTGCCGGGATCGAAAGGGACTACCTGGTCGTCGCCTATGCCGCCGAGGACAAGCTCTATGTGCCGACGGATCAACTGGCTGCAGTCAAGAAGTACACGGGAGGAGAGGCTCCGAGGTTGTCGCGGATGGGCGGCTCGGACTGGGCGAAGACGAGGAGTCGGATTCGCAAGGCGGTCGCCGCGGTTGCCGAGCAGGTGGTGGCGCTGCACAGGGCCAGAGCCGCCGCGACCGGGCATGCCCACAGCCCCGACACGCCGTGGCAGCGCGAGATGGAGGCCGCCTTTCCCTACGAAGAGACGACCGATCAACTGGTCGCCATCGGCGACGTGAAGGTCGATATGGAAGCCGACAAGCCCATGGATCGGCTCATATTCGGTGATGTGGGTTTCGGCAAGACCGAAGTGGGGGTGCGGGCCGCATTCAAAGCCGTCATGGACGGGAAGCAAGTAGCCGTCCTGTGCCCGACGACCCTCCTGGCACAGCAGCACTTCCAGACCTTCTCCGAACGATTCGATGCCTACCCGACCAGGGTCGAGATGCTGAGCCGCTTCCTCACATCGAAGCAACAGCGGGAGGTCGTGGCCAAACTCGCCACGGGGGAGACCGACGTTGTCATAGCGACGCATCGGCTCCTGTCACAGGACATCCAGTTCAAGAATCTGGGACTGCTCATCATCGACGAGGAGCAGCGTTTCGGAGTCAAGGCGAAGGATCAGATCAAGCGGTTCCGCGTAGGGGTAGACGTGCTCACGCTGACCGCCACACCAATCCCTCGAACTCTCGAGATGGCCCTGACCGGAATCCGCGACGTGAGCCACATTCGAACTGCTCCTGAAGATCGCCATCCGATCCTCACCTACGTGGGGCCCTTCGATGAGCAGGCAGTTTCGGCGGCGATCCGCCGGGAGATGCTGCGGGAGGGGCAGGTGTTCTACGTACACAATCGAGTGCAATCGATCGACCGGGCGGTGGCACGGATCCGGCAACTGGTCCCCAACGCCCGGTGCGCGGTTGCCCACGGTCAGATGTCCGAAGGCCAGCTCGAGCAGGTGATGCTCGACTTCTGGAGCCGCAAATACGACGTTCTGGTGGCCACCACCATCATCGAGTCCGGTCTGGATCTGCCGCAGGTCAACACGCTCATCGTCGAGCGGGCGGATCTGCTCGGCCTCGCACAGCTGTACCAACTCCGGGGACGGGTCGGTCGGTCGAGTCAGCGCGCCTATGCCTACCTCTTCCACCCTCCCGAGCAGTCTCTCTCCGAGGATGCCTATCGCCGTCTCGAAGCCATCGGCGAGCACACCGACCTCGGCAGCGGTTTCCACTTGGCCCTTCGCGACCTCGAGATCCGCGGAGCCGGATCGATGCTCGGCGAGGTGCAGTCGGGGCACATAAGTGCGGTCGGTTTCGACCTGTACACCCAGCTGGTGGCGGAGGCAGTGGGAGAGCTCGAGGGAACGCCGGTAGACAAGGCCGGCGAAGCGGAGATCAGAATCGATCTGCCGGTCAACGCACATCTCCCGGACGGATACATCGAGGATCAGCTCGCTCGCATCGAGGCCTACCGCAGGTTGGCCGCAGCCGCCACCAACGAAGAGGTGGACGACGTTGTCACCGAGTGGGCCGACCGCTACGGACCATTGCCCGACGCCGCACTGGCGCTGATCGATATCGCCCGATTGCGGGCGGAAGCGATCCGCACCGGTATTGCCGAAATCGTGCAACTCCGACGGGAGGTGCGGCTCTCTCCCGTCGATCTCTCCGCGAGCCAGGAAGTCAGGTTGCAGCGCATAGCTCCACAATCCGTGCTCAAGGCGGAGGAAGGACTGGTGTTCCTGCCGGCTCCGCCTGATGCAAGAGTCGTGGGCGATCTGATCGCCTTCTTCAAGAAGATGTGGCCCGAAGAGGGATAG
- a CDS encoding GNAT family N-acetyltransferase, protein MEIHPATPDRWPDLEQLFGPNGAYSGCWCMWWRVSNREFESQAGSGLRALLKELVDHGPVPGLLAYRNGEAVGWVSLGDRSEFGRLNRSPKLKPIDDRRVCSVVCFFIRRDQRRSGAASALLDGAVEVARTRGYDQIEGYPIDTSAGARGAAELFTGTLDLFERAGFVETLRRGGRPIVRRQP, encoded by the coding sequence ATGGAGATCCACCCCGCAACACCCGACAGGTGGCCGGACCTGGAGCAACTGTTCGGCCCGAACGGTGCCTACTCCGGTTGCTGGTGCATGTGGTGGCGGGTGTCGAACAGGGAGTTCGAATCCCAAGCTGGTTCCGGCCTGAGGGCCCTCTTGAAGGAGCTCGTTGACCACGGCCCGGTCCCCGGCCTTCTCGCCTACCGGAACGGAGAGGCGGTGGGGTGGGTATCGCTCGGAGACCGTAGCGAATTCGGCAGGCTGAATCGATCCCCGAAACTCAAGCCCATCGACGATCGCCGGGTCTGCTCGGTTGTGTGTTTCTTCATCCGCCGGGACCAGCGGCGGAGTGGTGCCGCGTCGGCGCTACTCGATGGTGCTGTGGAGGTGGCGCGAACGCGCGGATACGACCAGATCGAGGGTTACCCCATCGACACATCCGCGGGAGCCCGGGGCGCGGCTGAGCTGTTCACCGGCACCCTCGACCTGTTCGAGCGGGCCGGATTCGTCGAGACGCTGCGGCGGGGAGGACGTCCCATCGTGCGCCGCCAACCGTGA
- a CDS encoding ABC transporter ATP-binding protein, producing the protein MKDDRTLRVLRRALREAPVLRRGLGLTVLMAAAGTAIQVIVPVVMQQIIDDELLTPAQIDLGSVGRKVLLAGVALVLGTWIGRTALLRLVLASSTGLSDLRQMTFAHLLRRSVLHVDAERRGSLVSRVTSDIATLQGFMDWGGVGLLTSGSQVLLALAAMYWYQWQLAVLVTVGIIVYSALMVWFQRILQRSYDRVRRRVANSLSVLSEAISALPIVRAYGVETGTKTRVAEALEDRFQSEYRTMRFGNILFSSAELFAGVLMAAVVAMGLAVGTSPGRLLAFLFLVNLLTEPVQMVVEVLETAQSAASGMRRILGEIDSAVEIPDPVDGRELPPGALDITFDGVSYSYGDGPEVLTSVSVAVPAGSRVAVVGETGSGKTTFAKLAVRLLERNDGNIAIAGVPLEQIAFSDLRSRVAFVPQEGFLFEGTVSDNVRYGKPEASEREIRTAFIELGLDGWLDRLPNGLSSLVGERGGDLSAGERQLIALVRAWISTPDLLVLDEATSAVDPALDVQLRRAMERLTAGRTAVTIAHRLATAEASDEILVFDRGRLAERGTHTELLDSEGVYAGLHADWASGTKSV; encoded by the coding sequence GTGAAAGACGACCGAACCCTCCGGGTCCTGAGGAGAGCGTTACGAGAGGCGCCGGTGCTCCGTCGCGGGCTCGGCCTCACGGTGCTGATGGCTGCGGCCGGGACCGCCATACAGGTCATCGTCCCGGTCGTGATGCAACAGATCATCGACGACGAGCTGCTCACCCCTGCTCAGATCGACCTCGGCAGCGTCGGACGGAAAGTGTTGCTCGCCGGCGTGGCACTGGTCCTCGGTACCTGGATCGGCCGGACCGCCCTCCTCCGTCTGGTCCTGGCCTCATCGACCGGTCTCTCCGATCTTCGCCAGATGACGTTCGCGCACCTCCTGCGCCGCTCGGTTTTGCACGTCGACGCCGAGCGGAGGGGTTCGCTCGTCTCACGCGTCACATCGGATATCGCGACCCTCCAGGGATTCATGGACTGGGGAGGTGTCGGCTTGCTCACCTCCGGGTCGCAGGTGCTGCTGGCTCTCGCTGCGATGTATTGGTACCAGTGGCAGCTGGCGGTGCTGGTGACGGTGGGAATCATCGTCTACTCCGCTCTCATGGTTTGGTTCCAGCGCATCCTGCAACGGAGTTACGACCGCGTCCGCAGGCGCGTCGCCAACAGCCTCTCTGTGCTGTCCGAGGCCATCTCTGCGCTGCCGATCGTCCGCGCCTACGGCGTGGAGACCGGTACCAAGACGCGGGTCGCCGAAGCTCTCGAGGACCGATTCCAATCGGAGTACAGGACGATGCGGTTCGGCAACATATTGTTCAGTTCGGCCGAACTCTTCGCGGGCGTGCTCATGGCCGCGGTCGTCGCAATGGGCCTGGCAGTAGGCACTTCGCCCGGGCGCCTGCTGGCTTTTCTGTTCCTGGTCAACCTTCTCACAGAGCCGGTGCAGATGGTCGTAGAGGTTCTCGAGACTGCGCAGTCGGCTGCTTCGGGAATGCGCCGGATTCTTGGTGAGATCGACTCGGCGGTCGAGATCCCCGACCCGGTGGACGGGCGAGAACTTCCCCCGGGAGCCCTCGATATCACATTCGACGGCGTGAGTTACAGCTACGGCGACGGACCGGAGGTCCTCACCTCCGTCAGCGTTGCGGTGCCCGCCGGTTCCCGCGTCGCCGTTGTCGGCGAGACGGGGTCGGGCAAGACCACCTTCGCAAAGCTGGCCGTGCGCCTTCTGGAGAGGAACGATGGGAACATCGCCATCGCCGGTGTCCCGCTCGAGCAGATCGCCTTCTCTGACCTGCGTTCCCGAGTTGCCTTCGTGCCGCAGGAAGGGTTCCTGTTCGAGGGGACCGTCTCCGACAACGTCCGCTACGGCAAACCCGAGGCAAGTGAGCGTGAAATCCGGACGGCTTTCATAGAACTCGGACTCGACGGGTGGCTCGACCGGCTTCCCAACGGCCTCTCCTCCCTCGTTGGTGAACGCGGCGGGGACCTGTCTGCCGGCGAACGGCAACTCATCGCCCTGGTCCGGGCGTGGATCTCCACTCCCGATCTCCTCGTGCTCGACGAGGCCACCTCGGCCGTCGACCCGGCGCTCGACGTGCAACTGCGACGTGCCATGGAGAGGCTCACCGCCGGAAGAACTGCGGTGACCATCGCGCACCGTCTGGCCACAGCCGAGGCATCCGACGAGATACTCGTCTTCGACAGAGGCCGCCTCGCCGAACGTGGAACTCACACCGAGCTCCTCGACTCCGAAGGGGTGTACGCGGGCCTTCACGCCGATTGGGCCAGCGGGACGAAGAGCGTTTGA